In Labrus bergylta chromosome 11, fLabBer1.1, whole genome shotgun sequence, one genomic interval encodes:
- the fndc3a gene encoding fibronectin type-III domain-containing protein 3A isoform X2: protein MADHTPPLESGQLLSPELPILASPPPPTMVNGEGPQQVILVQVNPGEAFTIRREDGQFQCITGPAQVPMMSPNGSVPPIFVPPGYVSQIIEENGVRRVLVLPQQPEFHPGGHSPLHHPPPPPHAHLPAFIPHPAMMPPHPHLYSGMAGGVGDMSSQYISQYHPAHIHSPEQDSHSQHGRPPFVHRDDRTSKTYERLQKKLKDRQGGGGGGPVKDSPPSSPQKTCRSPQTVDIHNGVGGKGLEAEQGQPSHAVASSDKQTARGKNGESGELDEDAQALQALLSTISKPVVSDIQARETLVSWSAPTRPESENGNVEEDCNLPEPLSYEVSISFSGKDGKYKSMYCGEELSATLEDLRPATDYHVRVQALCNCLQGSPSEAVSFTTISCEPDPPNPPRKASGTKNTLVLQWKAPCDNGSKIQNYVLQWDEGKGTGIYEQCYYGPQKQYRVTKLSPASRYAFRLAAKNDMGASEFSEVVDLFTSCSVPLPPFPPELEMAGVTWLCLKWQRPTSSPKEDDIFYILEMEEEGSGYGFQPSYDGDELSCTVRNLHRSTKYKFRVAAYNSEGKSNPSQVVEFITNPDRPSSPCRPVIRGRVLPNSFKVAWEPPKENGGAEVTKYVVELSEGLSGMSWELVYSGPAMEHVCEGLKPGCSYQTRVYCMSEGGQSPLSETLQVQTPAVPPGPCQPPRLVGKPKAREVQLRWGQPQVDGGSAVSCYSVEVSGQQSEESREVYQGPELDCSVGGLMPGKTYSFRLKAANKAGFGPLSERCEVTTGPGAPEQCKAPSTTCKSPSCVVLNWEAPPSNGAPVTEFRLEWGAAEGSMQVCYSGPGLSHEMKGLLPATNYFCRVQAVNVAGVGPFSEAVLCQTPCSVPAAVSNIYMLKESEMQRYDTQVDPDEDEEDEDSEYRPPLFYSPSTCLGISWDPPCDHGSEITSYLIDLGERQPIVVGPVTKHIMQHLQPDTSYRIRIQALNSLGAGPFSHTFKLKTKPLPPQPPRLECTAFSHQTLRLKWGDGPAKASTSDALQYQLQMGDKSGRFISLYKGPCHTHKVQRLNESTSYTFRIQAFNEAGEGPFSNVYTFTTPRSPPAPLKAPKVERLDDNSCEVTWEALSPMKGDPIIYTLQCMMGNSDFKQAYKGSATSFHVQNLQPNSDYRFRVCAIRQCQDTPELSGPYSPTVTLSPQRNEVASGSGATGSGSRACTESNRARRSLTDEQCAFLLLMVFAVIAILIAFVIQYFVIK from the exons GTCCTGCTCAGGTTCCCATGATGTCTCCAAATGGTTCAGTGCCTCCAATCTTTGTGCCTCCTGGATACGTATCACAG aTCATAGAGGAGAATGGAGTGCGGCGGGTTCTGGTTTTACCTCAGCAGCCAGAGTTCCACCCAGGCGGACACTCCCCTCTCCACcaccctccacctccaccccaTGCCCACCTGCCTGCCTTTATCCCACACCCTGCCATGATGCCCCCACATCCCCATCTGTACTCGGGCATGGCGGGGGGTGTTGGCGACATGAGCTCTCAGTACATCTCCCAGTACCATCCAGCTCATATCCACTCACCAGAGCAGG actCCCACTCCCAACACGGACGCCCGCCATTTGTTCACAGAGATGACAGAACAAGCAAAACATATGAGCGTctgcagaagaaactgaaggaCCGTCagggaggcggaggaggagggccCGTGAAGGACAGccctccctcttcaccacagAAGACTTGTAGAAGTCCCCAAACAGTGGACATTCACAACGGCGTCGGAGGGAAAGGGCTGGAGGCGGAGCAGGGGCAACCCAGCCATGCAGTGGCCAGCTCTGACAAGCAGACAGCCAGAGGAAAAAATGGAGAGTCGGGAG AGCTGGATGAAGATGCTCAGGCCCTGCAAGCACTTTTGAGCACCATCAGTAAACCAGTG GTGTCAGACATCCAGGCAAGAGAAACATTAGTGAGCTGGAGTGCTCCAACCAGGCCAGAGAGTGAGAACGGTAATGTGGAAGAAGACTGTAACCTCCCTGAGCCCCTCAGCTACGAGGTCTCAATCTCTTTTAGTGGAAAGGATGGGAAGTACAAGAGCATGTACTG TGGGGAAGAACTAAGTGCTACTTTGGAAGACCTTCGACCAGCAACAGACTATCATGTCAG GGTCCAGGCCTTGTGTAACTGTTTACAAGGAAGCCCATCTGAGGCTGTGAGCTTCACCACTATAAGCTGTGAGCCAGACCCTCCCAATCCTCCAAGGAAGGCCAGTGGGACCAAGAACACACTCGTTCTCCAGTGGAAG GCTCCGTGTGACAACGGTTCCAAAATCCAAAACTACGTTCTGCAATGGGATGAG GGGAAGGGCACTGGGATTTATGAACAGTGCTACTACGGCCCTCAGAAGCAGTACAGAGTGACCAAGCTTTCTCCAGCTTCAAGATACGCCTTCCGCCTTGCAGCAAAAAATGACATGGGTGCAAG CGAGTTCAGTGAAGTGGTGGACCTGTTCACCTCATGCAGTGTGCCATTGCCACCCTTCCCTCCAGAGCTGGAGATGGCAGGGGTTACCTGGCTGTGTCTGAAGTGGCAGAGACCCACTAGCTCACCAAAGGAGGACGACATCTTCTACATTCtggagatggaggaagaagGCTCA GGATATGGCTTCCAGCCAAGCTACGATGGCGACGAGCTCTCCTGCACTGTCAGGAATCTCCACAGGAGTACCAAGTACAAGTTTAGG GTGGCGGCATATAACTCGGAGGGGAAGAGTAACCCTAGCCAGGTGGTCGAGTTCATCACAAACCCAGACAGACCCAGCAGTCCCTGCAGGCCTGTCATCAGAGGAAGAGTCCTGCCCAATAGCTTCAAGGTGGCTTGGG AGCCCCCAAAGGAAAATGGTGGAGCAGAAGTCACAAAGTATGTTGTGGAGCTGTCTGAAGGCCTGAGTG GTATGTCATGGGAGCTGGTATACTCAGGGCCAGCTATGGAGCATGTGTGTGAAGGCTTGAAGCCTGGCTGCTCCTACCAGACGCGAGTTTACTGCATGAGTGAGGGAGGGCAGAGCCCG CTGTCGGAAACCCTGCAGGTCCAGACTCCCGCAGTGCCCCCAGGGCCCTGCCAGCCCCCTCGGCTGGTGGGCAAGCCCAAAGCTAGGGAGGTGCAACTGCGCTGGG GTCAACCTCAGGTAGACGGAGGCAGTGCCGTGTCCTGCTACAGTGTAGAAGTGAGTGGGCAGCAGTCTGAGGAGAGCAGGGAGGTTTACCAGGGTCCAGAGCTGGACTGCTCTGTGGGAGGCTTAATGCCTGGCAAAACCTACAGCTTCCGGCTCAAGGCAGCAAACAAGGCTGGG TTTGGACCTCTGTCCGAGCGCTGTGAAGTTACAACCGGCCCCGGGGCCCCTGAGCAGTGCAAGGCTCCTTCTACCACATGCAAATCCCCCAGCTGTGTTGTTTTGAACTGGGAG GCCCCTCCCAGCAACGGGGCTCCAGTGACAGAGTTTCGACTGGAGTGGGGTGCTGCTGAGGGCAGCATGCAGGTGTGTTACAGCGGACCCGGGCTCAGCCATGAAATGAAGGGGCTGCTTCCTGCAACCAACTACTTCTGCAGGGTCCAG GCTGTGAACGTGGCTGGCGTGGGGCCTTTCAGTGAAGCGGTGTTGTGCCAGACGCCCTGCTCTGTGCCTGCAGCAGTCAGCAACATCTACATGCTGAAGGAGTCTGAGATGCAGAGGTACGACACTCAAGTGGACcctgatgaggatgaggaggatgaagataGTGAGTACCGGCCACCACTGTTCTATTCCCCATCAACCTGCCTGGGTATTAGCTGGGACCCCCCATGTGATCATGGCTCTGAGATCACTTCCTACCTGATTGACCTCGGAGAGCGCCAGCCTATTGTCGTCGGTCCTGTTACCAAACACATCATGCAGCATCTGCAGCCTGACACCAGCTACAG GATCCGCATCCAAGCCCTGAACAGCCTGGGAGCAGGCCCCTTTAGTCACACCTTTAAGCTGAAGACGAAGCCCCTACCCCCACAGCCCCCCCGCCTGGAGTGCACTGCCTTCAGCCACCAGACCCTCAGGCTCAAGTGGGGCGATGGCCCAGCCAAAGCCTCCACCTCAGATGCTCTCCAGTATCAGCTGCAGATGGGGGACAAGAGCGGCAG ATTTATATCCTTGTATAAAGGAccatgccacacacacaaagtccaGAGGCTTAATGAGTCTACCTCTTATACGTTCCGCATCCAGGCCTTTAATGAGGCGGGCGAAGGGCCCTTCTCCAATGTTTACACATTCACCACCCCACGCTCTCCTCCAGCCCCTTTGAAAG CCCCAAAAGTTGAGCGTCTTGATGACAACTCCTGTGAAGTCACATGGGAGGCCCTGTCGCCAATGAAGGGTGACCCAATCATCTACACCttgcaatgcatgatgggaaactCTGACTTTAAACAG GCCTATAAAGGCTCCGCCACATCCTTCCATGTACAGAACCTGCAGCCCAACAGCGACTACCGTTTCCGGGTTTGTGCTATCAGGCAGTGTCAGGACACCCCTGAGCTAAGCGGTCCCTACAGCCCAACAGTGACCCTCTCCCCCCAGCGGAACGAAGTGGCTTCAGGCAGCGGTGCGACCGGCTCAGGGTCCAGAGCCTGCACGGAGTCAAACCGAGCCCGACGAAGTCTGACAGACGAGCAGTGtgctttcctcctcctcatggtTTTCGCTGTCATCGCTATTCTCATCGCTTTTGTCATCCAGTACTTTGTAATTAAATGA
- the fndc3a gene encoding fibronectin type-III domain-containing protein 3A isoform X3, with the protein MRATVILVQVNPGEAFTIRREDGQFQCITGPAQVPMMSPNGSVPPIFVPPGYVSQIIEENGVRRVLVLPQQPEFHPGGHSPLHHPPPPPHAHLPAFIPHPAMMPPHPHLYSGMAGGVGDMSSQYISQYHPAHIHSPEQDSHSQHGRPPFVHRDDRTSKTYERLQKKLKDRQGGGGGGPVKDSPPSSPQKTCRSPQTVDIHNGVGGKGLEAEQGQPSHAVASSDKQTARGKNGESGELDEDAQALQALLSTISKPVVSDIQARETLVSWSAPTRPESENGNVEEDCNLPEPLSYEVSISFSGKDGKYKSMYCGEELSATLEDLRPATDYHVRVQALCNCLQGSPSEAVSFTTISCEPDPPNPPRKASGTKNTLVLQWKAPCDNGSKIQNYVLQWDEGKGTGIYEQCYYGPQKQYRVTKLSPASRYAFRLAAKNDMGASEFSEVVDLFTSCSVPLPPFPPELEMAGVTWLCLKWQRPTSSPKEDDIFYILEMEEEGSGYGFQPSYDGDELSCTVRNLHRSTKYKFRVAAYNSEGKSNPSQVVEFITNPDRPSSPCRPVIRGRVLPNSFKVAWEPPKENGGAEVTKYVVELSEGLSGMSWELVYSGPAMEHVCEGLKPGCSYQTRVYCMSEGGQSPLSETLQVQTPAVPPGPCQPPRLVGKPKAREVQLRWGQPQVDGGSAVSCYSVEVSGQQSEESREVYQGPELDCSVGGLMPGKTYSFRLKAANKAGFGPLSERCEVTTGPGAPEQCKAPSTTCKSPSCVVLNWEAPPSNGAPVTEFRLEWGAAEGSMQVCYSGPGLSHEMKGLLPATNYFCRVQAVNVAGVGPFSEAVLCQTPCSVPAAVSNIYMLKESEMQRYDTQVDPDEDEEDEDSEYRPPLFYSPSTCLGISWDPPCDHGSEITSYLIDLGERQPIVVGPVTKHIMQHLQPDTSYRIRIQALNSLGAGPFSHTFKLKTKPLPPQPPRLECTAFSHQTLRLKWGDGPAKASTSDALQYQLQMGDKSGRFISLYKGPCHTHKVQRLNESTSYTFRIQAFNEAGEGPFSNVYTFTTPRSPPAPLKAPKVERLDDNSCEVTWEALSPMKGDPIIYTLQCMMGNSDFKQAYKGSATSFHVQNLQPNSDYRFRVCAIRQCQDTPELSGPYSPTVTLSPQRNEVASGSGATGSGSRACTESNRARRSLTDEQCAFLLLMVFAVIAILIAFVIQYFVIK; encoded by the exons GTCCTGCTCAGGTTCCCATGATGTCTCCAAATGGTTCAGTGCCTCCAATCTTTGTGCCTCCTGGATACGTATCACAG aTCATAGAGGAGAATGGAGTGCGGCGGGTTCTGGTTTTACCTCAGCAGCCAGAGTTCCACCCAGGCGGACACTCCCCTCTCCACcaccctccacctccaccccaTGCCCACCTGCCTGCCTTTATCCCACACCCTGCCATGATGCCCCCACATCCCCATCTGTACTCGGGCATGGCGGGGGGTGTTGGCGACATGAGCTCTCAGTACATCTCCCAGTACCATCCAGCTCATATCCACTCACCAGAGCAGG actCCCACTCCCAACACGGACGCCCGCCATTTGTTCACAGAGATGACAGAACAAGCAAAACATATGAGCGTctgcagaagaaactgaaggaCCGTCagggaggcggaggaggagggccCGTGAAGGACAGccctccctcttcaccacagAAGACTTGTAGAAGTCCCCAAACAGTGGACATTCACAACGGCGTCGGAGGGAAAGGGCTGGAGGCGGAGCAGGGGCAACCCAGCCATGCAGTGGCCAGCTCTGACAAGCAGACAGCCAGAGGAAAAAATGGAGAGTCGGGAG AGCTGGATGAAGATGCTCAGGCCCTGCAAGCACTTTTGAGCACCATCAGTAAACCAGTG GTGTCAGACATCCAGGCAAGAGAAACATTAGTGAGCTGGAGTGCTCCAACCAGGCCAGAGAGTGAGAACGGTAATGTGGAAGAAGACTGTAACCTCCCTGAGCCCCTCAGCTACGAGGTCTCAATCTCTTTTAGTGGAAAGGATGGGAAGTACAAGAGCATGTACTG TGGGGAAGAACTAAGTGCTACTTTGGAAGACCTTCGACCAGCAACAGACTATCATGTCAG GGTCCAGGCCTTGTGTAACTGTTTACAAGGAAGCCCATCTGAGGCTGTGAGCTTCACCACTATAAGCTGTGAGCCAGACCCTCCCAATCCTCCAAGGAAGGCCAGTGGGACCAAGAACACACTCGTTCTCCAGTGGAAG GCTCCGTGTGACAACGGTTCCAAAATCCAAAACTACGTTCTGCAATGGGATGAG GGGAAGGGCACTGGGATTTATGAACAGTGCTACTACGGCCCTCAGAAGCAGTACAGAGTGACCAAGCTTTCTCCAGCTTCAAGATACGCCTTCCGCCTTGCAGCAAAAAATGACATGGGTGCAAG CGAGTTCAGTGAAGTGGTGGACCTGTTCACCTCATGCAGTGTGCCATTGCCACCCTTCCCTCCAGAGCTGGAGATGGCAGGGGTTACCTGGCTGTGTCTGAAGTGGCAGAGACCCACTAGCTCACCAAAGGAGGACGACATCTTCTACATTCtggagatggaggaagaagGCTCA GGATATGGCTTCCAGCCAAGCTACGATGGCGACGAGCTCTCCTGCACTGTCAGGAATCTCCACAGGAGTACCAAGTACAAGTTTAGG GTGGCGGCATATAACTCGGAGGGGAAGAGTAACCCTAGCCAGGTGGTCGAGTTCATCACAAACCCAGACAGACCCAGCAGTCCCTGCAGGCCTGTCATCAGAGGAAGAGTCCTGCCCAATAGCTTCAAGGTGGCTTGGG AGCCCCCAAAGGAAAATGGTGGAGCAGAAGTCACAAAGTATGTTGTGGAGCTGTCTGAAGGCCTGAGTG GTATGTCATGGGAGCTGGTATACTCAGGGCCAGCTATGGAGCATGTGTGTGAAGGCTTGAAGCCTGGCTGCTCCTACCAGACGCGAGTTTACTGCATGAGTGAGGGAGGGCAGAGCCCG CTGTCGGAAACCCTGCAGGTCCAGACTCCCGCAGTGCCCCCAGGGCCCTGCCAGCCCCCTCGGCTGGTGGGCAAGCCCAAAGCTAGGGAGGTGCAACTGCGCTGGG GTCAACCTCAGGTAGACGGAGGCAGTGCCGTGTCCTGCTACAGTGTAGAAGTGAGTGGGCAGCAGTCTGAGGAGAGCAGGGAGGTTTACCAGGGTCCAGAGCTGGACTGCTCTGTGGGAGGCTTAATGCCTGGCAAAACCTACAGCTTCCGGCTCAAGGCAGCAAACAAGGCTGGG TTTGGACCTCTGTCCGAGCGCTGTGAAGTTACAACCGGCCCCGGGGCCCCTGAGCAGTGCAAGGCTCCTTCTACCACATGCAAATCCCCCAGCTGTGTTGTTTTGAACTGGGAG GCCCCTCCCAGCAACGGGGCTCCAGTGACAGAGTTTCGACTGGAGTGGGGTGCTGCTGAGGGCAGCATGCAGGTGTGTTACAGCGGACCCGGGCTCAGCCATGAAATGAAGGGGCTGCTTCCTGCAACCAACTACTTCTGCAGGGTCCAG GCTGTGAACGTGGCTGGCGTGGGGCCTTTCAGTGAAGCGGTGTTGTGCCAGACGCCCTGCTCTGTGCCTGCAGCAGTCAGCAACATCTACATGCTGAAGGAGTCTGAGATGCAGAGGTACGACACTCAAGTGGACcctgatgaggatgaggaggatgaagataGTGAGTACCGGCCACCACTGTTCTATTCCCCATCAACCTGCCTGGGTATTAGCTGGGACCCCCCATGTGATCATGGCTCTGAGATCACTTCCTACCTGATTGACCTCGGAGAGCGCCAGCCTATTGTCGTCGGTCCTGTTACCAAACACATCATGCAGCATCTGCAGCCTGACACCAGCTACAG GATCCGCATCCAAGCCCTGAACAGCCTGGGAGCAGGCCCCTTTAGTCACACCTTTAAGCTGAAGACGAAGCCCCTACCCCCACAGCCCCCCCGCCTGGAGTGCACTGCCTTCAGCCACCAGACCCTCAGGCTCAAGTGGGGCGATGGCCCAGCCAAAGCCTCCACCTCAGATGCTCTCCAGTATCAGCTGCAGATGGGGGACAAGAGCGGCAG ATTTATATCCTTGTATAAAGGAccatgccacacacacaaagtccaGAGGCTTAATGAGTCTACCTCTTATACGTTCCGCATCCAGGCCTTTAATGAGGCGGGCGAAGGGCCCTTCTCCAATGTTTACACATTCACCACCCCACGCTCTCCTCCAGCCCCTTTGAAAG CCCCAAAAGTTGAGCGTCTTGATGACAACTCCTGTGAAGTCACATGGGAGGCCCTGTCGCCAATGAAGGGTGACCCAATCATCTACACCttgcaatgcatgatgggaaactCTGACTTTAAACAG GCCTATAAAGGCTCCGCCACATCCTTCCATGTACAGAACCTGCAGCCCAACAGCGACTACCGTTTCCGGGTTTGTGCTATCAGGCAGTGTCAGGACACCCCTGAGCTAAGCGGTCCCTACAGCCCAACAGTGACCCTCTCCCCCCAGCGGAACGAAGTGGCTTCAGGCAGCGGTGCGACCGGCTCAGGGTCCAGAGCCTGCACGGAGTCAAACCGAGCCCGACGAAGTCTGACAGACGAGCAGTGtgctttcctcctcctcatggtTTTCGCTGTCATCGCTATTCTCATCGCTTTTGTCATCCAGTACTTTGTAATTAAATGA
- the fndc3a gene encoding fibronectin type-III domain-containing protein 3A isoform X1, whose protein sequence is MGSVSEMEVLMISVLEENHSQSPLPGECRFYDSDFHKSEVILVQVNPGEAFTIRREDGQFQCITGPAQVPMMSPNGSVPPIFVPPGYVSQIIEENGVRRVLVLPQQPEFHPGGHSPLHHPPPPPHAHLPAFIPHPAMMPPHPHLYSGMAGGVGDMSSQYISQYHPAHIHSPEQDSHSQHGRPPFVHRDDRTSKTYERLQKKLKDRQGGGGGGPVKDSPPSSPQKTCRSPQTVDIHNGVGGKGLEAEQGQPSHAVASSDKQTARGKNGESGELDEDAQALQALLSTISKPVVSDIQARETLVSWSAPTRPESENGNVEEDCNLPEPLSYEVSISFSGKDGKYKSMYCGEELSATLEDLRPATDYHVRVQALCNCLQGSPSEAVSFTTISCEPDPPNPPRKASGTKNTLVLQWKAPCDNGSKIQNYVLQWDEGKGTGIYEQCYYGPQKQYRVTKLSPASRYAFRLAAKNDMGASEFSEVVDLFTSCSVPLPPFPPELEMAGVTWLCLKWQRPTSSPKEDDIFYILEMEEEGSGYGFQPSYDGDELSCTVRNLHRSTKYKFRVAAYNSEGKSNPSQVVEFITNPDRPSSPCRPVIRGRVLPNSFKVAWEPPKENGGAEVTKYVVELSEGLSGMSWELVYSGPAMEHVCEGLKPGCSYQTRVYCMSEGGQSPLSETLQVQTPAVPPGPCQPPRLVGKPKAREVQLRWGQPQVDGGSAVSCYSVEVSGQQSEESREVYQGPELDCSVGGLMPGKTYSFRLKAANKAGFGPLSERCEVTTGPGAPEQCKAPSTTCKSPSCVVLNWEAPPSNGAPVTEFRLEWGAAEGSMQVCYSGPGLSHEMKGLLPATNYFCRVQAVNVAGVGPFSEAVLCQTPCSVPAAVSNIYMLKESEMQRYDTQVDPDEDEEDEDSEYRPPLFYSPSTCLGISWDPPCDHGSEITSYLIDLGERQPIVVGPVTKHIMQHLQPDTSYRIRIQALNSLGAGPFSHTFKLKTKPLPPQPPRLECTAFSHQTLRLKWGDGPAKASTSDALQYQLQMGDKSGRFISLYKGPCHTHKVQRLNESTSYTFRIQAFNEAGEGPFSNVYTFTTPRSPPAPLKAPKVERLDDNSCEVTWEALSPMKGDPIIYTLQCMMGNSDFKQAYKGSATSFHVQNLQPNSDYRFRVCAIRQCQDTPELSGPYSPTVTLSPQRNEVASGSGATGSGSRACTESNRARRSLTDEQCAFLLLMVFAVIAILIAFVIQYFVIK, encoded by the exons GTCCTGCTCAGGTTCCCATGATGTCTCCAAATGGTTCAGTGCCTCCAATCTTTGTGCCTCCTGGATACGTATCACAG aTCATAGAGGAGAATGGAGTGCGGCGGGTTCTGGTTTTACCTCAGCAGCCAGAGTTCCACCCAGGCGGACACTCCCCTCTCCACcaccctccacctccaccccaTGCCCACCTGCCTGCCTTTATCCCACACCCTGCCATGATGCCCCCACATCCCCATCTGTACTCGGGCATGGCGGGGGGTGTTGGCGACATGAGCTCTCAGTACATCTCCCAGTACCATCCAGCTCATATCCACTCACCAGAGCAGG actCCCACTCCCAACACGGACGCCCGCCATTTGTTCACAGAGATGACAGAACAAGCAAAACATATGAGCGTctgcagaagaaactgaaggaCCGTCagggaggcggaggaggagggccCGTGAAGGACAGccctccctcttcaccacagAAGACTTGTAGAAGTCCCCAAACAGTGGACATTCACAACGGCGTCGGAGGGAAAGGGCTGGAGGCGGAGCAGGGGCAACCCAGCCATGCAGTGGCCAGCTCTGACAAGCAGACAGCCAGAGGAAAAAATGGAGAGTCGGGAG AGCTGGATGAAGATGCTCAGGCCCTGCAAGCACTTTTGAGCACCATCAGTAAACCAGTG GTGTCAGACATCCAGGCAAGAGAAACATTAGTGAGCTGGAGTGCTCCAACCAGGCCAGAGAGTGAGAACGGTAATGTGGAAGAAGACTGTAACCTCCCTGAGCCCCTCAGCTACGAGGTCTCAATCTCTTTTAGTGGAAAGGATGGGAAGTACAAGAGCATGTACTG TGGGGAAGAACTAAGTGCTACTTTGGAAGACCTTCGACCAGCAACAGACTATCATGTCAG GGTCCAGGCCTTGTGTAACTGTTTACAAGGAAGCCCATCTGAGGCTGTGAGCTTCACCACTATAAGCTGTGAGCCAGACCCTCCCAATCCTCCAAGGAAGGCCAGTGGGACCAAGAACACACTCGTTCTCCAGTGGAAG GCTCCGTGTGACAACGGTTCCAAAATCCAAAACTACGTTCTGCAATGGGATGAG GGGAAGGGCACTGGGATTTATGAACAGTGCTACTACGGCCCTCAGAAGCAGTACAGAGTGACCAAGCTTTCTCCAGCTTCAAGATACGCCTTCCGCCTTGCAGCAAAAAATGACATGGGTGCAAG CGAGTTCAGTGAAGTGGTGGACCTGTTCACCTCATGCAGTGTGCCATTGCCACCCTTCCCTCCAGAGCTGGAGATGGCAGGGGTTACCTGGCTGTGTCTGAAGTGGCAGAGACCCACTAGCTCACCAAAGGAGGACGACATCTTCTACATTCtggagatggaggaagaagGCTCA GGATATGGCTTCCAGCCAAGCTACGATGGCGACGAGCTCTCCTGCACTGTCAGGAATCTCCACAGGAGTACCAAGTACAAGTTTAGG GTGGCGGCATATAACTCGGAGGGGAAGAGTAACCCTAGCCAGGTGGTCGAGTTCATCACAAACCCAGACAGACCCAGCAGTCCCTGCAGGCCTGTCATCAGAGGAAGAGTCCTGCCCAATAGCTTCAAGGTGGCTTGGG AGCCCCCAAAGGAAAATGGTGGAGCAGAAGTCACAAAGTATGTTGTGGAGCTGTCTGAAGGCCTGAGTG GTATGTCATGGGAGCTGGTATACTCAGGGCCAGCTATGGAGCATGTGTGTGAAGGCTTGAAGCCTGGCTGCTCCTACCAGACGCGAGTTTACTGCATGAGTGAGGGAGGGCAGAGCCCG CTGTCGGAAACCCTGCAGGTCCAGACTCCCGCAGTGCCCCCAGGGCCCTGCCAGCCCCCTCGGCTGGTGGGCAAGCCCAAAGCTAGGGAGGTGCAACTGCGCTGGG GTCAACCTCAGGTAGACGGAGGCAGTGCCGTGTCCTGCTACAGTGTAGAAGTGAGTGGGCAGCAGTCTGAGGAGAGCAGGGAGGTTTACCAGGGTCCAGAGCTGGACTGCTCTGTGGGAGGCTTAATGCCTGGCAAAACCTACAGCTTCCGGCTCAAGGCAGCAAACAAGGCTGGG TTTGGACCTCTGTCCGAGCGCTGTGAAGTTACAACCGGCCCCGGGGCCCCTGAGCAGTGCAAGGCTCCTTCTACCACATGCAAATCCCCCAGCTGTGTTGTTTTGAACTGGGAG GCCCCTCCCAGCAACGGGGCTCCAGTGACAGAGTTTCGACTGGAGTGGGGTGCTGCTGAGGGCAGCATGCAGGTGTGTTACAGCGGACCCGGGCTCAGCCATGAAATGAAGGGGCTGCTTCCTGCAACCAACTACTTCTGCAGGGTCCAG GCTGTGAACGTGGCTGGCGTGGGGCCTTTCAGTGAAGCGGTGTTGTGCCAGACGCCCTGCTCTGTGCCTGCAGCAGTCAGCAACATCTACATGCTGAAGGAGTCTGAGATGCAGAGGTACGACACTCAAGTGGACcctgatgaggatgaggaggatgaagataGTGAGTACCGGCCACCACTGTTCTATTCCCCATCAACCTGCCTGGGTATTAGCTGGGACCCCCCATGTGATCATGGCTCTGAGATCACTTCCTACCTGATTGACCTCGGAGAGCGCCAGCCTATTGTCGTCGGTCCTGTTACCAAACACATCATGCAGCATCTGCAGCCTGACACCAGCTACAG GATCCGCATCCAAGCCCTGAACAGCCTGGGAGCAGGCCCCTTTAGTCACACCTTTAAGCTGAAGACGAAGCCCCTACCCCCACAGCCCCCCCGCCTGGAGTGCACTGCCTTCAGCCACCAGACCCTCAGGCTCAAGTGGGGCGATGGCCCAGCCAAAGCCTCCACCTCAGATGCTCTCCAGTATCAGCTGCAGATGGGGGACAAGAGCGGCAG ATTTATATCCTTGTATAAAGGAccatgccacacacacaaagtccaGAGGCTTAATGAGTCTACCTCTTATACGTTCCGCATCCAGGCCTTTAATGAGGCGGGCGAAGGGCCCTTCTCCAATGTTTACACATTCACCACCCCACGCTCTCCTCCAGCCCCTTTGAAAG CCCCAAAAGTTGAGCGTCTTGATGACAACTCCTGTGAAGTCACATGGGAGGCCCTGTCGCCAATGAAGGGTGACCCAATCATCTACACCttgcaatgcatgatgggaaactCTGACTTTAAACAG GCCTATAAAGGCTCCGCCACATCCTTCCATGTACAGAACCTGCAGCCCAACAGCGACTACCGTTTCCGGGTTTGTGCTATCAGGCAGTGTCAGGACACCCCTGAGCTAAGCGGTCCCTACAGCCCAACAGTGACCCTCTCCCCCCAGCGGAACGAAGTGGCTTCAGGCAGCGGTGCGACCGGCTCAGGGTCCAGAGCCTGCACGGAGTCAAACCGAGCCCGACGAAGTCTGACAGACGAGCAGTGtgctttcctcctcctcatggtTTTCGCTGTCATCGCTATTCTCATCGCTTTTGTCATCCAGTACTTTGTAATTAAATGA